A single Triticum dicoccoides isolate Atlit2015 ecotype Zavitan chromosome 2A, WEW_v2.0, whole genome shotgun sequence DNA region contains:
- the LOC119354625 gene encoding 60S ribosomal protein L4-1-like — MQSCCWRRSPLLLTGQQIAFKKLEEVYGTFDAPSQRNGFFLPRPKMTNADLGRIINSDEVQSVVKPTNKEIKLRKKRRNPLKNVAAVLKLNPYFGTARRMATLVEAARMKARKEKIASKRTRLSPEEAAKVKAAGKAWYETMISDSDYTEFDVFSKWLGVSQ; from the exons ATGCAGAGTTGTTGTTGGAGGAGGTCCCCTTTGCTTCTTACAGGACAGCAAATCGCATTCAAGAAGTTGGAGGAGGTGTATGGCACCTTTGATGCGCCTTCACAGAGGAATGGCTTCTTTCTGCCAAGGCCCAAGATGACCAACGCTGACCTTGGCAGGATCATCAACTCTGATGAGGTGCAGTCTGTCGTTAAGCCAACCAACAAGGAGATAAAGctcaggaagaagaggaggaacccGCTCAAGAATGTGGCTGCAGTGCTCAAGCTGAACCCCTACTTTGGCACTGCCCGCAGGATGGCTACCCTCGTGGAAGCTGCTCGcatgaaggcaaggaaggagaagattGCTTCCAAGAGGACCAGGCTTAGCCCG GAGGAAGCTGCCAAGGTCAAGGCTGCTGGCAAAGCATGGTACGAGACCATGATATCCGACAGTGACTACACTGAGTTTGATGTCTTCTCGAAGTGGCTCGGTGTGTCGCAGTAA